The Xanthomonas indica genome has a segment encoding these proteins:
- a CDS encoding response regulator, translating to MSALRGLRILVVENDEMNATLLELQLAQAGAEVVGVAASVQQALELIDSERPDRAVLDFRLSAGETSEPVARALSERGTPFVLATGVAADALPTGFAAGVVLTKPYLSEQLIKALQDAHAKTTARP from the coding sequence ATGTCGGCATTGCGGGGCCTGCGTATCCTGGTGGTCGAGAACGACGAAATGAACGCCACGCTGCTGGAGCTGCAGCTTGCCCAGGCGGGTGCCGAGGTGGTCGGTGTCGCCGCCTCCGTGCAGCAGGCCCTTGAGTTGATCGACAGCGAACGCCCGGACCGGGCCGTGCTCGACTTCCGCCTTTCCGCTGGCGAGACCAGCGAGCCGGTGGCGCGGGCGCTGAGCGAACGCGGCACCCCCTTCGTGCTCGCCACCGGCGTCGCCGCCGACGCCCTGCCCACCGGCTTCGCCGCCGGCGTGGTGCTGACCAAGCCCTATCTGTCCGAACAGCTGATCAAGGCCTTGCAGGACGCTCACGCCAAGACGACCGCACGCCCCTGA